A stretch of DNA from Synechococcus sp. JA-3-3Ab:
ATCCTTTCCTCGGCCTCTTCTGTGCCCTGGGCCTTGAGATCTTCCAGATAGCCGCAATCCCGCAGCAGCCCCTCCAGAAGGGCGGCAGCCGAAACCTGGGCCATCTGTCTGTGCCAATGCTGGATAAGCTGGGCAAACTGGAGAACCGGCTTGGCCGAACGCCCCAGCAGGTTGGTAACAGAGGCCTCGTCGCTGAGGATAGTCCACAGGGGCACATTTAAGGCAGCCGCCGCTTCGCTTAGCTTGTCCAGAGTGGACTTGCCGATGCCCCGCCGCGGCACATTGATAATGCGCAACAGGCTAAAAGAATCGGCAGGGTTGAGCACAACCCGCAAATAGGCCAGCACATCCTTAATCTCTTTGCGATCGTAAAATCGCAGCCCCCCCACCACCGTGTAAGGGATCCCCCACCGCAGCAAAACCTCTTCAAAAGGGCGAGATTGGGCATTGGTGCGGTAGAGAATGGCAAAATCTCCCCAGGAAGAGTTGGGATTTTGGCTGTGTAATCGCCGGATGGTATTGACCACAAACTCGGCCTCGGCCATTTCGTCCTCCGCCTGGTAGCAAACGATGGGATGGCCGGGGGGGCGAGTTGGCCGGAGAATTTTATCGATGCGCTCGGTGTTTTTCTCAATCAGGACGTTAGCCGCCTGCAAAATCGTGGCGGTGGAGCGATAGTTTTCTTCCAATTTGATCAGGGTGCGGGTATCGTCGTCCGGCAGGCCATCGCCAAAGGTCTCTTGAAACTCCAGCAAAATGGTGAAATCGGCCCCCCGAAAGCGATAGATGCTTTGATCTGCATCGCCCACCACAAAGAGGGAGCGATTGGTCCAGTCCCACTCGGAGCGGCGGGTCTCGCCGTTGGTGGCCAGGAGCCGGATCAGCTCGTACTGGGTGCGGTTGGTATCTTGGTATTCGTCCACCAAGATGTGCCGAAAGCGCTGGTGCCAGTAGGCCAAAACCTGCTCATTTTGGCGGAAAAGTTGCACCGGGATCCAAATTAAGTTGTCGAAATCGAGGGCATTATTGGCCGCCAGTTGATCTTCGTAGAGCTCGTAAACCTGAGCCAGGATGCGACCTCGGAAATTGGGCTGGTGGCGCTCCAGATCGGCAGGGGTCCAACCTTGATTTTTGGCATTGCTAATGGCATAGCGCACCGATCTTGGATCGAACTTGCGCTCATCTAAGTTGAGTTGCTTAGTTACAATCTCTTTAACCAGGGATTGGGCGTCCGATTCATCGAAAATCGAGAAGTTGCGAGTCCACTTTCGTCCCTTGGGATCCTGATATTTTTCGATCTCCAGGCGCAGGATCTGGGCAAATAAGCTGTGGAACGTGCCAATCCAAAGAGGCTTAATCCAGCGGTGGTAAACAGCAGATTTTAGTCGCGTTGCCTGGGCCGGCTCCAATTCCTCTAAGGGGATCCCAAATTGTTCTTGAGCTTCTTGTTCGGCAAAGAGCTGCTCAATGCGCTCTTTCATCTCACGGGCGGCCTTGTTGGTAAAGGTCACGGCCAAAATCTCCTCCGGATCCACCCGGTAGTGGCGGATGAGGTGGGCGATGCGATAGGCGAGGGTGCGCGTCTTGCCGGAACCTGCCCCCGCCACCACCAGCAAAGGGCCACAAAAATGGTGCACCGCTTGCCGTTGAGCAGGGTTGAGGGCATCCAACAAACAGGCGTGAGTCATAGTCGGCAAAGCAGAAACTGCTTTCCATTATGGGCGCCAACCCAATGGGGATGAGAAGCCCAGAGGGCATTTTGGAGCACCAAAGATGAAGATCGGTTAAGATTTGGCCGGCCCGCTCCAGAGCTCCCCGCCATGAACCGAGTGCTGTCCTGCTGCTGTGCCCCGGCTAACCGCTGCTGGCTTTGCGTTCAAAAGAGACTTGTGGCTTTGGGGTTTGCCACCCTTGCCCTGCTTTCTCAAGGTGCGTTCGATCCCGTTCAAGCCGGCAACTGCCCCAGCAACGGCAACCCCAAAACATCTCTTGACCTCAAGGTGGAAAGCGTTTCTGGGGATCGGCTTGACCTAAGTCGGTATGAGGGCATTCAAGCGTTGATCTTGACCAACAGCCAAACCCGCTCGCAATCGGAAGCCCTCTCCAAAAGTTTGGCCCTGGAGTTTGGGCAAAACCCTCGGCTGCGCCAGATCGTGCTGGTGGATGGTAGGGGGCTGCTGTTGGTGCGAAATTTGGTTTTGCAGGTTATTCGCGAGAGCGTGCCCACAGATCCGCGCTTGGTTTCTCCCTTTGTCCATGTCTCTGTCGATTTCGAGGGATCCACCATCCAGAAGCTGCAGGAGGTGGCCGCCGAAGCCTTGCCGGGGATCGATTTTCGCCGCCAGGCCGCCTTGCTGCTTTTGGACGAGCAAGGCACCCTCTTGAGCGGGTTCGCCAACCTGGACCAGTCCAACCTCAGCATTCGTCAGTGCATTCGCACGCACATTTGATTGCCTTGGATCCCGCTTTTTTCGCTGCTTCCTCCCCAACCGCTAAACTGGTTCTAGCGAAGTCATGTGCCAACTTAAGAGCAAGCCCGTCAAGGGGCTTGGTGCCGGGATCCCATGCGTCGCCAGCTCAAGATCTTAAACCAAATCCTCGACTACAAGCTGGCCGATTTGCGGCTGTTTGGCCGCGCCGAGCTGAAGGGTCAGGTGCTGAATGTGTTGCTGGAACGGCTGCC
This window harbors:
- the pcrA gene encoding DNA helicase PcrA, translated to MTHACLLDALNPAQRQAVHHFCGPLLVVAGAGSGKTRTLAYRIAHLIRHYRVDPEEILAVTFTNKAAREMKERIEQLFAEQEAQEQFGIPLEELEPAQATRLKSAVYHRWIKPLWIGTFHSLFAQILRLEIEKYQDPKGRKWTRNFSIFDESDAQSLVKEIVTKQLNLDERKFDPRSVRYAISNAKNQGWTPADLERHQPNFRGRILAQVYELYEDQLAANNALDFDNLIWIPVQLFRQNEQVLAYWHQRFRHILVDEYQDTNRTQYELIRLLATNGETRRSEWDWTNRSLFVVGDADQSIYRFRGADFTILLEFQETFGDGLPDDDTRTLIKLEENYRSTATILQAANVLIEKNTERIDKILRPTRPPGHPIVCYQAEDEMAEAEFVVNTIRRLHSQNPNSSWGDFAILYRTNAQSRPFEEVLLRWGIPYTVVGGLRFYDRKEIKDVLAYLRVVLNPADSFSLLRIINVPRRGIGKSTLDKLSEAAAALNVPLWTILSDEASVTNLLGRSAKPVLQFAQLIQHWHRQMAQVSAAALLEGLLRDCGYLEDLKAQGTEEAEERIANVMELYNAARQFEEEQEDPSLEAFLSNVSLASDLDTLQEGAEKVSLMTLHASKGLEFPVVFLVGLEQGLFPNFRALEDPAALEEERRLCYVGITRAREQLFVCHASERRLYGNREPAIPSLFLSELPQELIQWEKGRGLSFSADNTAAATPKAKAARRQGRSSQWAVGDRLQHPQFGQGQITHVFGSGERITLAVRFPAIGQQKILDPRIAPIQKLS